The Fusobacterium necrophorum subsp. necrophorum genome has a window encoding:
- a CDS encoding sigma 54-interacting transcriptional regulator: MNFLNFILDDVKKYSEIVSKVISMDVEVMDSSFTRIAGTGSLKEKVGLDMKEESHIYHQVLESKETIIILEPRKDMHCHTCEKKFLCKEELEISTPIMYQDDVIGVIGLICFEKYKKNEFIGKKDLYIQFLKQISEFISYKVYEYFHSLQLKRDNEILSNIIDRVQDIIILTNRKNQIELINKKGKSILAPILKEENIYLKSSSNFLNQKEFKFSYSGKEISGIGDIFSFSLEKNKELTKTLFVFKEISEFKKYLLSFHGNSSIILLESPQMQNIYSQISKVAKNNTSILITGESGTGKEIIAKQIHDLSSYSDGPFITVNCGAIPESLMESELFGYTKGAFTGADPKGKIGFFERAHNGTIFLDEIGEMPLQIQVKMLRVLQDKKITPIGSHTEKQVNVRIIAATNRNLEQEVKKRNFREDLFYRLSVFPIDIPPLRERKKDIKILVNFFVKKYYISFQMEQKDISTEVYQYFLEYSWPGNIRELRNTIEYCMNIIEENEKSIELKHLPPKLLNSKEKDKKIKTLAELEKDAIKNLLQIYGNSSEAKKIIAKSLGIGIATLYRKMKNLEV, translated from the coding sequence ATGAATTTTTTAAACTTTATTTTGGATGATGTTAAAAAATATTCTGAAATTGTTTCAAAAGTTATAAGCATGGATGTTGAAGTTATGGATTCCTCTTTCACTAGAATTGCGGGAACGGGAAGTTTAAAGGAAAAAGTTGGTCTGGATATGAAAGAGGAATCTCATATTTATCATCAAGTTTTAGAATCGAAAGAAACCATCATAATTTTAGAGCCCCGCAAAGATATGCATTGTCATACTTGTGAAAAGAAATTTTTATGTAAAGAAGAATTAGAAATTTCAACTCCTATTATGTATCAAGATGATGTTATTGGTGTTATAGGGCTTATTTGTTTTGAAAAATATAAAAAAAATGAATTTATTGGAAAAAAAGATTTATACATACAATTTTTAAAGCAAATCTCAGAATTTATTTCGTATAAAGTTTATGAATATTTTCATAGTTTGCAATTAAAAAGAGATAATGAAATTTTAAGTAATATTATAGATAGAGTTCAAGATATTATTATATTGACAAATAGAAAAAATCAGATTGAATTAATTAATAAAAAAGGGAAGAGTATCTTGGCTCCCATTTTAAAAGAAGAAAATATTTATTTAAAGTCTTCTTCCAATTTTTTAAATCAAAAGGAGTTTAAGTTTTCCTATTCAGGAAAAGAAATTTCTGGTATTGGGGATATTTTTAGTTTTTCTTTAGAAAAAAATAAAGAACTTACAAAAACACTCTTTGTTTTTAAAGAAATTTCAGAATTTAAAAAATATTTGCTAAGTTTTCATGGAAATTCTTCCATTATATTATTAGAATCTCCTCAAATGCAAAATATTTATTCGCAAATATCTAAAGTTGCTAAAAATAACACTTCTATTTTAATTACAGGGGAAAGTGGAACTGGCAAAGAAATCATAGCTAAACAAATTCACGATTTAAGTTCTTACTCAGATGGTCCCTTCATTACAGTAAATTGTGGTGCTATTCCAGAATCATTGATGGAAAGTGAACTTTTCGGCTATACCAAAGGTGCTTTTACTGGGGCTGATCCAAAAGGTAAAATAGGTTTTTTTGAAAGAGCTCATAATGGAACTATTTTTTTAGATGAAATAGGTGAAATGCCACTTCAAATACAAGTGAAAATGTTAAGAGTTTTACAAGATAAAAAAATTACTCCTATCGGTTCTCATACAGAAAAACAAGTTAATGTTAGAATAATAGCAGCAACTAATAGAAATTTAGAACAAGAGGTAAAAAAAAGAAACTTTAGAGAGGATTTATTCTATCGTTTAAGTGTTTTTCCTATTGACATTCCACCATTAAGGGAAAGAAAAAAAGATATCAAGATTCTTGTTAATTTTTTTGTAAAAAAATATTACATTTCTTTTCAAATGGAACAAAAAGACATTTCAACAGAAGTTTATCAATATTTTTTGGAATATTCTTGGCCTGGGAATATTCGAGAACTAAGAAATACAATTGAATATTGTATGAATATCATAGAGGAAAATGAAAAAAGTATTGAATTGAAACATTTACCTCCAAAACTTTTAAATAGTAAAGAAAAAGATAAAAAAATAAAGACATTAGCAGAATTAGAAAAAGATGCCATTAAAAATCTTCTACAAATTTATGGAAACTCTTCTGAGGCTAAAAAAATTATTGCCAAATCTCTTGGAATTGGGATTGCAACATTATACAGAAAAATGAAAAATTTGGAAGTGTAG
- the sepF gene encoding cell division protein SepF has product MEKETSIVFLKPKRFEDCDDCVRYVAEDKIVNVNLKDLKEREARRLYDYVHGAVYVKQAKLIDIGDNIFCCVPKNVGYELKYNQESSAKSNEEEEIIPFSK; this is encoded by the coding sequence ATGGAAAAAGAAACAAGCATTGTATTTTTAAAACCAAAAAGATTTGAAGATTGTGATGACTGTGTGAGATATGTTGCAGAAGATAAAATCGTAAATGTCAACTTAAAGGACTTAAAAGAAAGAGAAGCTCGAAGATTATATGACTATGTTCATGGAGCGGTTTATGTCAAACAAGCAAAACTAATTGATATTGGAGATAATATTTTTTGTTGCGTTCCCAAAAATGTAGGCTATGAATTGAAATACAATCAAGAAAGCTCTGCCAAATCTAATGAAGAAGAAGAAATCATTCCCTTCTCAAAATAA
- a CDS encoding bifunctional oligoribonuclease/PAP phosphatase NrnA gives MKNKIRELLLQHHSILITAHKNPDGDAVGAGLALTLSLLELGKKARFVLQDKVPDTTLFLEGSQLIEQYQAEESFEEVELVIFVDCATRDRAGYMDALTAGKLTVNLDHHMSNPHYGDYAFVEPKISATSELLTQLLQDWNFPMNAAIASALYLGIVNDTGNFAHDNVTVNTLKAAQFLVEQGADNALIVRNFLKTHSYASLKLLGEALSQFQFFPEKKLSYFYLTQEVMNKYGAKKEHTEGIVETLLSYEKASISLFLREEKDGSIKGSMRSKDNIDVNRIASLFGGGGHIKAAGFSCLEKADSILHKILEQI, from the coding sequence ATGAAAAACAAAATTCGTGAACTACTCTTACAACATCATTCTATCCTGATCACAGCACATAAAAATCCCGACGGAGATGCTGTGGGAGCCGGACTGGCATTGACTCTTTCTTTGTTGGAGTTGGGAAAGAAGGCTCGCTTTGTTCTCCAAGATAAAGTTCCCGATACCACTTTATTTTTGGAAGGTTCTCAGCTCATTGAACAATATCAGGCAGAAGAAAGTTTTGAAGAAGTAGAACTTGTCATTTTTGTTGACTGTGCAACCAGAGATCGTGCCGGTTATATGGATGCTCTGACAGCGGGAAAACTAACTGTCAATCTGGATCATCATATGAGCAACCCTCATTATGGAGACTATGCTTTTGTAGAACCAAAAATTTCTGCCACTTCGGAACTCTTAACACAACTGTTACAGGATTGGAATTTCCCCATGAATGCGGCCATTGCATCAGCCTTATATTTAGGGATTGTAAACGATACCGGAAATTTTGCACATGATAATGTTACTGTGAATACCTTAAAAGCAGCTCAATTTTTAGTCGAGCAGGGAGCTGATAATGCTCTCATCGTTCGCAATTTTTTAAAGACTCATTCCTATGCCAGTTTAAAATTATTAGGAGAGGCCCTGTCTCAGTTCCAATTCTTTCCGGAGAAAAAATTGTCTTACTTCTATTTGACACAGGAAGTTATGAATAAGTATGGAGCTAAAAAAGAACACACAGAGGGAATTGTAGAAACATTACTTTCTTACGAAAAAGCATCCATTTCTCTTTTCTTACGGGAAGAAAAAGATGGAAGTATCAAAGGGAGTATGAGAAGTAAAGACAATATTGATGTCAATCGAATTGCTTCCCTTTTTGGCGGTGGAGGTCATATAAAAGCAGCTGGATTTTCTTGTTTAGAAAAGGCAGATAGCATTTTACATAAAATATTAGAACAGATATAA
- the rnmV gene encoding ribonuclease M5, producing MKPKIQEIIIVEGRDDISAVKAAVDAEIIQVNGFAIRKKGNIDKIKKAYENKGIILLTDPDYAGNEIRSFLQQHFPKAKNAYISRSEGKKGEDIGVENAKPEAILRALQLAKCNIEEGQNSFSMQFLYDLHLVGHPKSSIYRELFTSLLGIGYSNGKQLLSKLNRYGFSEQEILEAHQKMKEEYEKQNS from the coding sequence ATGAAACCAAAAATTCAAGAAATTATTATTGTAGAGGGTCGGGATGATATTTCTGCAGTAAAAGCAGCTGTTGATGCTGAAATTATTCAAGTCAACGGTTTTGCAATTCGAAAAAAGGGAAATATTGATAAAATAAAAAAAGCTTATGAAAATAAGGGCATTATTCTCTTAACAGACCCGGATTATGCGGGGAATGAAATTCGTTCCTTTTTACAGCAACATTTTCCAAAAGCAAAAAATGCCTATATCAGCCGTTCTGAAGGAAAAAAAGGAGAGGATATCGGAGTGGAAAACGCAAAACCGGAAGCAATTCTCCGAGCCTTACAATTGGCAAAATGTAATATAGAAGAAGGACAAAATTCTTTTTCCATGCAATTTTTATATGATTTGCATTTAGTGGGACATCCGAAATCCAGCATATATCGAGAACTTTTTACTTCTCTATTAGGAATTGGCTATTCCAATGGAAAACAGTTACTTTCGAAATTAAATCGCTATGGTTTTTCCGAGCAAGAAATTTTAGAAGCTCATCAAAAAATGAAGGAGGAATATGAAAAACAAAATTCGTGA
- a CDS encoding alpha/beta hydrolase-fold protein: protein MLLCMCTGMFFCMLFYIITYPYTFKLERKLKKITSYPEVTIVENPNYSEEISKSEIAESIRIEKRTEQLEYYVIQHKDFNSKAYPSILLFHGLRDKAYDWIEKAKILETYLSLRKQGKISPMNFILVDSGDGGESWYLPYENYFMQKLLPKLREEFPNIPVISGFSMGAYAACYFALQYPIFQVVGSFSGAISLIRMGVNRRIIYLFRYLYIPKFLFPQKDKQHFFEIFSSWGYKILEKDPYTLLKQIKNKKKTHFYFSVGREDYKNYLMLQQWNDVVLRAKKHHLSFQAQLCLKEGHTWDYVARDFANFLCYVNQHTIAQE from the coding sequence ATGCTACTATGTATGTGTACAGGTATGTTTTTTTGCATGTTGTTTTACATCATAACCTATCCTTATACTTTTAAATTAGAAAGAAAATTAAAAAAAATTACCTCCTATCCGGAAGTAACTATAGTAGAAAATCCGAACTATTCGGAAGAAATTTCGAAATCGGAAATAGCAGAAAGCATTCGCATTGAAAAACGGACGGAGCAATTGGAATACTATGTCATTCAACACAAAGATTTTAATTCGAAAGCTTATCCCAGCATTCTTTTATTTCATGGACTACGAGACAAAGCTTATGATTGGATTGAGAAAGCCAAAATCTTAGAGACCTATCTTTCCTTACGGAAACAGGGGAAAATTTCTCCTATGAATTTCATCTTAGTGGATTCCGGAGACGGTGGAGAAAGTTGGTACCTTCCCTATGAAAACTATTTCATGCAGAAGCTCCTTCCGAAATTACGAGAAGAATTTCCCAATATACCTGTAATTTCCGGTTTTTCTATGGGAGCTTACGCTGCCTGTTACTTTGCTTTGCAATATCCTATTTTTCAAGTTGTTGGCAGTTTTTCAGGAGCTATTAGCTTAATTCGTATGGGAGTCAACCGTAGAATCATTTATTTATTTCGTTACCTATATATTCCCAAATTCTTATTTCCTCAAAAAGATAAACAGCACTTCTTTGAAATTTTCAGCTCTTGGGGATATAAAATTCTGGAGAAAGATCCCTATACCCTACTCAAACAAATAAAAAACAAGAAAAAAACGCATTTTTATTTCAGTGTGGGACGAGAGGATTATAAAAATTATCTTATGTTACAGCAATGGAATGATGTCGTGCTTCGTGCTAAAAAACATCATCTTTCCTTTCAGGCTCAACTTTGCTTGAAAGAAGGGCACACTTGGGATTATGTTGCTCGAGATTTTGCTAATTTTTTATGCTATGTGAATCAACACACCATAGCACAGGAGTAA
- the asnS gene encoding asparagine--tRNA ligase, producing MTTVKSIFRNKETYMNKEVKLGAWVRKIRSQKNFGFLEINDGSFFNGIQVVFDSNLVNFDEISRLSIASSVIVEGTLIKSEGAGQEFEVKASKIEICQKADLDYPLQNKRHSFEFLRTKSHLRPRTNTFSAVFRVRSAAAYAIHKFFQEQNFVYVHTPIITSSDAEGAGEMFRITTLDLNDLPKKEDGTVNFQKDFFGKSTNLTVSGQLNGETYCAAFRNIYTFGPTFRAEYSNTARHASEFWMIEPEMAFADLDVNMDIAEKMVKYIIRYVMDTCPEEMNFFNQFIEKGLFDKLNNVLNNDFGRLSYTEAIDILKKSGKKFEYPVEWGIDLQSEHERYLAEEYFKKPVFLVDYPKDIKAFYMKLNEDEKTVRAMDLLAPQIGEIIGGSQREDNLEILEQRISELGMNKEDYSFYLDLRKYGSFPHSGYGLGFERMIMYLTGMANIRDVIPFPRTPNNIEF from the coding sequence ATGACCACAGTAAAGTCTATTTTTAGAAACAAAGAAACATATATGAACAAAGAAGTGAAATTAGGAGCTTGGGTTCGAAAAATTCGTTCCCAAAAGAATTTCGGTTTCCTAGAAATCAATGACGGATCTTTTTTCAATGGAATTCAAGTAGTTTTTGATAGTAATTTAGTAAATTTTGATGAAATTTCAAGACTTTCCATTGCATCTTCCGTGATTGTGGAAGGAACTTTGATAAAATCGGAAGGAGCAGGGCAAGAATTTGAAGTAAAGGCAAGCAAGATAGAAATTTGTCAAAAAGCGGATTTGGATTATCCTTTACAAAATAAAAGACATAGTTTTGAATTTTTGAGAACAAAATCTCATTTAAGACCCAGAACCAATACATTTTCAGCAGTGTTTCGAGTTCGTTCCGCAGCTGCTTATGCCATTCATAAATTCTTTCAAGAGCAAAACTTTGTCTATGTTCATACTCCAATCATTACCAGCTCCGATGCGGAGGGAGCAGGAGAAATGTTTCGTATCACTACCTTAGACTTAAATGATCTTCCTAAAAAAGAAGACGGAACTGTAAATTTCCAAAAAGACTTTTTTGGGAAATCTACCAATTTGACAGTAAGTGGTCAATTAAATGGAGAAACTTACTGTGCCGCTTTTCGAAATATTTATACATTCGGACCTACTTTCCGTGCAGAATACTCCAATACCGCCAGACACGCTTCCGAATTTTGGATGATTGAACCGGAAATGGCATTTGCCGATTTAGATGTGAATATGGACATTGCTGAGAAAATGGTGAAATATATCATTCGTTATGTCATGGATACCTGTCCGGAAGAAATGAATTTCTTCAATCAATTCATTGAAAAAGGACTTTTCGATAAATTAAACAATGTTTTGAACAATGATTTCGGTCGATTAAGCTATACAGAAGCTATTGATATTTTAAAAAAATCCGGAAAGAAATTTGAATATCCTGTTGAATGGGGAATTGATTTGCAAAGTGAACATGAAAGATATTTAGCGGAAGAATATTTCAAAAAACCGGTTTTTTTGGTAGACTATCCTAAAGACATTAAGGCTTTCTACATGAAGTTGAATGAAGACGAAAAAACAGTTCGAGCTATGGATTTACTGGCTCCTCAAATCGGAGAAATCATTGGAGGCTCCCAAAGAGAAGATAATCTTGAAATTTTAGAACAACGAATCAGTGAATTGGGAATGAATAAGGAAGATTATTCTTTCTATCTTGATTTAAGAAAATACGGAAGCTTCCCTCACTCAGGATACGGGCTTGGTTTTGAAAGAATGATTATGTATCTAACCGGTATGGCAAATATCCGTGATGTCATTCCTTTCCCAAGAACCCCTAACAATATCGAATTTTAG
- a CDS encoding DUF896 domain-containing protein gives MEMKDIIEKVNYYSRLSKKRSLSPEEEADRALWRKRYLEKLTSQVRKHLDSIKIVNKEEMNNIQ, from the coding sequence ATGGAAATGAAAGATATTATTGAAAAAGTAAATTACTATTCTCGCCTGTCGAAGAAACGTTCTCTAAGTCCTGAAGAGGAAGCGGATAGAGCTCTTTGGAGAAAACGATATTTGGAGAAATTAACATCCCAAGTTCGAAAACATCTGGACTCTATCAAAATCGTAAACAAAGAAGAAATGAATAACATACAATAG
- a CDS encoding FtsW/RodA/SpoVE family cell cycle protein, whose translation MKKTTAVRNSIYDKYQKLQESGEEFEKQASRNKRSSALLMIVFILLSLSIANMFSVSLGLRNDQLGLVKKHSLMIFIGLFFCFLLSKFSYKNFQRPLMRKLLYFVPPIIFIGMMIAPSSLVPIRNGAKAWIQLGVFAIQPAELFKVSYIILLSNVLAKLEQEKHIKDYKLILSVSTFVFLPYAIFIHLQNDLGTIIHYALITGYLFVLSNISIKIIRLWSLLGSVAMISACSIIYKIGAENLSGYKLKRIYSFLEGLFTGNYSPEFGYQVKQALIGFGSGGFLGKGFANGIQKYSYVPETATDFISVTFGEEFGFLGMFILLSFYLILYWIICTISKECQDSFGKYLSAGIGAYLIIQVFINIGVAIGILPVFGLTLPLFSNGGSSIFAILSALGICLNINKTSHLFEKKKKK comes from the coding sequence ATGAAAAAAACAACTGCTGTTCGTAACAGCATTTATGATAAATATCAAAAACTGCAAGAATCGGGTGAAGAGTTTGAAAAACAAGCCTCCCGAAACAAAAGAAGTTCGGCTCTTCTTATGATAGTTTTTATTCTTTTAAGTTTAAGCATTGCCAATATGTTCAGTGTCAGTTTAGGATTGCGAAATGACCAGTTGGGACTTGTTAAAAAACACAGTCTTATGATTTTTATTGGGCTTTTTTTTTGTTTTCTGTTGAGTAAATTTTCTTACAAAAATTTTCAAAGACCTCTCATGAGAAAACTACTCTATTTTGTTCCTCCCATTATTTTCATTGGAATGATGATTGCTCCTTCCAGCCTTGTTCCCATTCGAAATGGAGCAAAAGCTTGGATACAACTAGGAGTCTTTGCCATTCAACCCGCAGAATTATTTAAAGTGAGCTATATTATTCTATTATCGAATGTCTTAGCCAAACTGGAACAGGAAAAACATATCAAAGATTACAAGCTGATTCTTTCTGTCAGTACTTTTGTGTTTCTTCCTTATGCGATTTTCATTCACTTACAAAACGATTTGGGAACCATTATTCACTACGCTCTGATCACCGGCTATCTTTTTGTACTGAGCAATATTTCGATTAAAATTATCCGACTGTGGAGTCTTTTAGGTAGTGTGGCAATGATTTCCGCTTGTTCTATCATCTATAAAATAGGAGCAGAGAATTTATCCGGATATAAATTAAAACGAATTTATAGTTTCTTAGAAGGATTGTTCACAGGAAATTATAGTCCGGAATTCGGCTATCAGGTCAAGCAAGCCCTTATCGGCTTTGGAAGTGGAGGCTTTCTCGGAAAAGGATTTGCCAATGGCATTCAAAAATACAGCTATGTTCCGGAAACTGCTACCGACTTTATTTCTGTTACTTTTGGGGAAGAATTCGGATTTTTGGGAATGTTTATTCTGCTTTCTTTTTATCTCATCCTATATTGGATTATTTGTACGATCTCAAAGGAATGCCAAGACAGTTTTGGAAAATATTTATCTGCCGGAATAGGAGCCTATCTGATTATACAGGTATTCATCAATATTGGAGTTGCAATTGGAATTCTTCCTGTATTCGGATTAACACTTCCACTTTTTAGCAATGGAGGTAGCTCCATTTTTGCAATTTTAAGTGCTTTGGGAATTTGTTTAAACATCAATAAAACAAGTCATTTATTTGAAAAAAAGAAAAAAAAATGA
- a CDS encoding queuosine precursor transporter yields MRNEILWGLMLVCNFICIIVMYYRFGKMGLFAWIPIATILANIQVVMLVSLFALEVTLGNILYAGAYLVTDILAENYGKEEAKKAVYLGFFSMIAMTLIMQLAIHFTPSSAGIELFDGVKGVFALMPRLAIASLFAYLISQKHDIWAYEFWRHRFQGRKYIWIRNNASTMVSQLLDSFLFTVIAFYGVFPLSVLWEVFIGTYLIKFLVAICDTPFIYIAEYLKRRNRIPE; encoded by the coding sequence ATGAGAAATGAAATCTTATGGGGACTTATGTTAGTTTGTAATTTTATATGTATTATAGTCATGTATTATCGTTTCGGAAAAATGGGATTGTTCGCTTGGATTCCCATAGCCACAATTTTAGCAAATATCCAAGTTGTGATGTTGGTCAGCTTATTTGCTTTGGAAGTTACCTTAGGAAATATTTTATATGCCGGTGCTTATTTGGTGACGGATATTTTGGCAGAAAATTATGGAAAGGAAGAAGCGAAAAAAGCTGTTTATTTAGGTTTTTTCAGTATGATTGCTATGACGCTGATTATGCAGCTGGCGATTCATTTTACTCCGTCTTCTGCCGGAATTGAATTGTTTGACGGAGTAAAAGGGGTTTTTGCTTTGATGCCAAGGTTGGCAATTGCATCCTTATTCGCATATCTAATCTCACAGAAACATGATATTTGGGCTTATGAATTCTGGCGACATCGTTTTCAAGGCAGAAAATATATTTGGATACGAAACAATGCGAGTACCATGGTAAGTCAACTCTTGGACAGTTTTCTGTTTACCGTGATTGCGTTTTATGGAGTTTTCCCGCTTTCCGTTCTATGGGAAGTTTTTATAGGAACTTATCTGATTAAATTCCTGGTTGCTATTTGTGATACACCGTTTATTTATATTGCGGAATATTTGAAGAGGAGGAATAGAATCCCAGA